In Hyphomicrobium denitrificans 1NES1, one DNA window encodes the following:
- the prmC gene encoding peptide chain release factor N(5)-glutamine methyltransferase has translation MAAQQQGFERDQTVGAALAEMTRAFAAQGIESAPRDARILLQGLLGVDGTALLTRPEQRLGDAAARIGDAVRRRLAREPVSRILGVREFYGREFLVTPDVLDPRPDTETVVDLALEIVRSNGLQSETIHIADIGTGSGILIATLLAELPNARGVATDISAAALAVAQRNADRLGVAGRASFVATHRLDGCAGPFDLVVSNPPYIVTGEISGLEPEVRDYDPQLALDGGVDGLGVYREIAGIARNPLRPMRLVMEVGATQASDVTDIFSAYGWQPLDQKKDLGGHVRAVAVEIHP, from the coding sequence GTGGCGGCACAACAGCAAGGTTTCGAACGCGATCAGACGGTCGGTGCGGCGTTGGCGGAGATGACGCGGGCATTCGCCGCTCAAGGGATTGAGTCGGCGCCGCGCGACGCGCGCATTTTATTACAGGGCTTGCTCGGCGTCGACGGCACAGCGCTGCTGACCAGACCGGAACAGCGTCTTGGCGATGCGGCAGCGCGCATAGGCGATGCTGTGCGCCGGCGGCTGGCGCGCGAGCCCGTTTCCCGCATCCTTGGTGTTCGCGAATTCTACGGACGCGAATTCCTCGTCACACCCGATGTGCTCGATCCGCGGCCAGATACGGAAACCGTCGTCGACCTCGCGCTTGAGATCGTTCGCTCGAACGGGCTTCAATCTGAAACGATCCATATCGCGGACATCGGAACAGGCTCCGGCATCTTGATCGCGACGTTGCTTGCGGAATTACCCAATGCACGTGGTGTTGCGACGGACATCAGCGCGGCGGCACTCGCTGTTGCGCAACGGAATGCAGACCGGCTTGGCGTCGCGGGCCGTGCAAGCTTCGTTGCGACACACCGTCTCGATGGGTGCGCGGGGCCTTTTGATCTGGTCGTCTCCAATCCACCTTATATTGTGACGGGCGAGATTTCAGGATTGGAACCGGAGGTTCGCGATTACGATCCACAACTTGCGCTTGACGGCGGTGTGGACGGCTTGGGCGTGTACCGCGAGATCGCCGGAATTGCGCGAAATCCGTTGCGGCCAATGCGCCTCGTAATGGAGGTTGGCGCAACGCAAGCCTCTGATGTAACAGATATTTTCAGCGCTTACGGATGGCAGCCGCTGGATCAGAAAAAAGACCTCGGAGGCCACGTGCGCGCTGTGGCTGTGGAGATACATCCTTAA
- a CDS encoding DUF4167 domain-containing protein — protein sequence MRSFESSGPDVKIRGTPSHIAEKYVSLARDALSSGDPVLAENYLQHAEHYNRIILSYREQMAQQGGMDPLGNGAARTHTLAGSEGSDGDEFGEDEGDEFGVQAQQQQPTGESSQPPPYAQQPRNFDHQNRYDNRQPRNDRDQRYNNNRHDRGDRQDFRGDRNDRHDRNGSGGENRYRDDRRQFGNGGDNRSEGGFRRRDRYQDSSGADREFNNGGFRQDAGQTPQPQSQPAPAAPERAAPPPPPQAVAPEQEQPAFLRRPVRRPRREEPTEAVAAPPAANPSEDQE from the coding sequence ATGCGTAGCTTCGAGAGCTCGGGTCCGGATGTGAAAATCCGCGGCACTCCTTCTCACATCGCGGAGAAGTACGTCTCCCTGGCTCGCGATGCGCTTTCGTCCGGCGACCCGGTCCTCGCTGAAAACTATCTTCAGCACGCCGAGCACTATAACCGCATCATCCTGAGCTACCGCGAGCAGATGGCGCAGCAGGGCGGCATGGACCCGCTCGGCAACGGCGCCGCCCGCACGCATACGCTTGCCGGTTCCGAGGGAAGCGACGGCGACGAGTTCGGTGAGGATGAGGGCGACGAGTTCGGCGTCCAGGCGCAGCAGCAACAGCCGACGGGAGAATCGTCGCAGCCGCCGCCTTATGCCCAGCAACCGCGCAATTTCGATCATCAGAACCGCTACGATAACCGCCAGCCGCGAAACGACCGCGATCAGCGCTACAACAATAATCGGCATGATCGAGGCGATCGCCAGGATTTCCGAGGCGACCGAAACGATCGGCATGACCGTAACGGATCAGGCGGCGAGAACCGCTATCGCGACGATCGCCGGCAGTTCGGCAATGGTGGCGATAACCGTTCCGAAGGTGGTTTCCGCCGCCGGGACCGCTACCAGGACTCCAGCGGTGCGGACCGGGAATTCAACAACGGCGGTTTCCGTCAGGATGCCGGTCAGACACCGCAGCCTCAGTCGCAGCCGGCACCAGCGGCGCCGGAGCGTGCAGCGCCCCCGCCTCCGCCACAGGCCGTGGCGCCTGAGCAGGAGCAGCCAGCCTTCCTGAGACGCCCGGTTCGTCGCCCGCGTCGCGAGGAACCGACTGAGGCAGTGGCAGCACCACCGGCCGCGAACCCGAGCGAAGACCAGGAATAA
- the clpB gene encoding ATP-dependent chaperone ClpB gives MNFERYTDRAKGFIQSAQALALRENHQQVTPDHLLKVLLDDPEGLASGLIQRAGGDSRAALRNVEAALAKKPKVTGGSGGVYVSPESARLFDSVEKLADKASDKFVTAERLLLALALDTSTDTGKALRDAGVTADKLNAAINDLRKGRTADSANAEQAYDALKRYARDLTEAAATGKLDPVIGRDEEIRRTIQVLSRRTKNNPVLIGEPGVGKTAIAEGLALRIIKGDVPESLKHKKLLSLDMGALIAGAKYRGEFEERLKAVLSEVEAEGGNIILFIDELHTIVGAGKTEGSMDAGNLLKPALARGELHCVGATTLDEYRKNIEKDAALARRFQPIFVSEPTVEDTISILRGLKEKYELHHGVRITDSALVAAATLSNRYITDRFLPDKAIDLVDEAASRLRMQVDSKPEELDAIDRDLMQMMIEREALKKETDAASKDRLARLEKSIADLEEKSKAMTARWESEKQKLGSAQKIKEELDNLRNALEQAQRKGDLARAGELRYGKIPELEKKLASIESQEGKGAMVEEAVTPDQIAAVVSRWTGVPVDKMLEGERDKLLKMEEALSKRVIGQKEAVIAVSTAVRRARAGLQDPNRPIGSFMFLGPTGVGKTELTKALAGYLFDDDTALIRIDMSEYMEKHSVARLIGAPPGYVGYEEGGALTEAVRRRPYQIVLFDEIEKAHPDVFNVLLQVLDDGRLTDGQGRTVDFKNTLIVLTSNIGAEYLVNQKEGEDTEAVREEVMTEVRSKFRPEFLNRLDDIILFHRLQRSEMTKIVDIQISRLQKLLVDRKIKLELDENAKTWLANRGYDPAYGARPLKRVIQRHVQDPLAEQILAGGVKDGDTVHVSVRDGDLTINGWPVKAAA, from the coding sequence ATGAATTTCGAACGCTACACGGATCGCGCGAAAGGCTTCATCCAATCGGCCCAGGCCCTGGCGCTGCGTGAAAATCACCAACAGGTTACCCCAGATCATCTTCTGAAAGTTTTGCTCGACGATCCGGAAGGGCTCGCAAGCGGCCTTATCCAGCGCGCCGGCGGCGACTCGCGGGCTGCGCTTCGGAACGTCGAAGCTGCGCTCGCCAAGAAGCCCAAAGTCACGGGTGGTTCGGGAGGCGTTTACGTGTCGCCCGAGTCGGCGCGCCTTTTCGATTCAGTCGAGAAGCTGGCGGACAAGGCCAGCGACAAGTTCGTCACCGCCGAGCGGCTTTTGCTGGCTTTGGCTCTCGATACATCGACCGACACCGGGAAGGCGCTGCGCGATGCGGGCGTGACGGCAGACAAGCTCAATGCTGCGATCAACGATCTGCGCAAGGGCCGTACCGCCGACAGTGCGAACGCCGAGCAGGCTTACGACGCGTTAAAGCGTTACGCGCGCGATCTCACCGAGGCCGCAGCGACGGGCAAGCTCGATCCGGTCATCGGGCGCGATGAAGAAATTCGCCGTACCATTCAGGTGCTATCGCGGCGCACAAAGAACAATCCTGTCCTGATCGGCGAGCCGGGCGTCGGCAAGACGGCGATCGCCGAAGGTCTGGCTCTGCGCATCATCAAGGGCGACGTGCCGGAAAGCCTCAAGCACAAGAAGCTTCTGTCGCTCGACATGGGCGCGCTAATTGCGGGCGCCAAATATCGCGGCGAGTTCGAGGAGCGCTTGAAAGCGGTTCTCTCGGAGGTCGAAGCCGAGGGTGGCAACATCATCCTTTTCATCGACGAGCTTCACACCATTGTCGGCGCCGGCAAGACCGAAGGCTCCATGGACGCGGGCAACTTGCTGAAGCCTGCATTGGCGCGTGGCGAGCTGCACTGCGTCGGCGCTACGACGCTCGACGAATATCGCAAAAACATCGAGAAGGACGCGGCGCTGGCGCGGCGTTTCCAACCGATCTTCGTCTCCGAGCCGACGGTCGAAGATACGATCTCGATCCTGCGCGGCCTCAAAGAGAAGTACGAGCTGCATCACGGCGTGCGCATCACCGACAGCGCGCTCGTTGCGGCTGCGACGCTGTCGAACCGCTACATCACCGATCGCTTCCTGCCTGACAAGGCCATCGACCTCGTTGACGAAGCGGCGTCGCGTCTCAGAATGCAGGTCGATTCCAAGCCTGAAGAGCTTGACGCCATCGATCGCGATCTCATGCAGATGATGATCGAGCGCGAAGCCTTGAAAAAGGAAACCGACGCCGCGTCGAAGGATCGGCTCGCACGCCTTGAAAAGTCCATTGCGGACCTCGAGGAAAAGTCCAAGGCGATGACGGCGCGCTGGGAGAGCGAGAAGCAGAAGCTCGGTTCGGCGCAGAAGATCAAGGAAGAACTCGACAACCTGCGCAACGCCCTCGAACAGGCGCAGCGTAAGGGTGATCTCGCGCGTGCAGGCGAACTCCGCTACGGCAAAATTCCGGAGCTGGAAAAGAAGCTCGCATCGATTGAATCGCAGGAAGGCAAAGGCGCGATGGTCGAAGAGGCCGTTACGCCGGACCAGATCGCGGCGGTCGTGTCGCGCTGGACGGGCGTGCCGGTCGACAAAATGCTCGAAGGCGAGCGGGATAAGCTCCTCAAGATGGAGGAAGCGCTGTCGAAGCGCGTCATCGGTCAGAAGGAAGCTGTCATCGCTGTTTCGACTGCGGTCAGGCGTGCGCGCGCCGGGCTGCAGGACCCGAACCGGCCGATCGGCTCGTTCATGTTCCTTGGGCCCACCGGCGTTGGCAAAACCGAGCTGACGAAAGCGCTCGCCGGCTATCTCTTCGACGACGACACGGCGCTCATTCGCATCGACATGTCGGAATACATGGAGAAGCATTCGGTTGCGCGTTTGATCGGCGCGCCTCCGGGTTATGTCGGCTATGAGGAAGGCGGCGCGTTGACTGAAGCGGTTCGGCGGCGGCCTTATCAGATCGTGCTCTTCGACGAGATCGAGAAGGCGCATCCGGATGTCTTCAACGTGCTGCTGCAGGTTCTGGACGACGGACGCCTGACTGACGGTCAGGGCCGCACGGTCGACTTCAAGAACACGCTGATCGTGCTGACGTCGAACATCGGCGCGGAATATCTCGTCAACCAGAAGGAAGGCGAAGATACCGAAGCGGTGCGCGAGGAGGTGATGACGGAAGTCCGGTCGAAGTTCCGGCCGGAGTTCCTGAACCGGCTTGACGACATCATCCTGTTCCACCGTCTGCAGCGGAGCGAGATGACGAAGATCGTCGATATCCAGATTTCACGCCTGCAGAAGCTGCTTGTCGATCGCAAGATCAAGCTCGAGCTCGATGAGAACGCGAAGACGTGGCTCGCAAACCGGGGCTACGACCCCGCATATGGTGCGCGGCCGCTGAAGCGAGTCATTCAGCGTCATGTTCAGGACCCGCTCGCCGAGCAGATCCTGGCAGGCGGTGTCAAGGACGGCGACACGGTGCACGTGTCCGTTCGGGACGGCGATCTGACGATCAACGGCTGGCCGGTGAAAGCCGCGGCTTGA
- a CDS encoding GntP family permease: MSLLIAVGALVFLMLAAYRGFSVILFAPVAAMGAVLLTDPHAVAPVFTGLFMERMAGFLKLYFPVFLLGAIFGKLIEISGFARAIVASSIALLGAERAMLAIVLVAALLTYGGVSLFVVVFAVYPFAAEIFRSSNIPKRLIPATIALGAFTFTMDALPGTPQIQNIIPTTFFRTTAWAAPVLGTLGSIFILALGMAYLDWRRRRAFASGEGYGEHHLNEPIAAADFDVKGVNPVIAVLPLVIVGVASKLLTLLIPAIYGDKFEVSLTPGGKAVAADVGATTAIWAVEGALLLGIVMVVVCAWRAVRANFAEGSKDAVAGALLAGTNTASEYGFGAVIAALPGFLIIADALKAIPNPLVNEAVTVTTLAGVTGSASGGMSIALGAMADRFIAAANAAGIPLEVLHRVAAMASGGMDTLPHNGAVITLLAVTGLTHVQSYKDIFAITCIKTLAVAFVIALYYATGWV; this comes from the coding sequence GTGAGCCTGCTGATCGCCGTTGGTGCGCTCGTCTTTCTTATGCTCGCGGCGTACCGCGGCTTTAGCGTCATCCTGTTTGCGCCCGTGGCTGCCATGGGCGCGGTGCTGCTCACCGATCCGCATGCCGTCGCGCCCGTCTTTACCGGCCTTTTCATGGAAAGGATGGCCGGGTTTCTGAAGCTGTATTTTCCGGTCTTTCTGCTTGGCGCAATCTTCGGCAAGCTGATCGAAATTTCCGGGTTTGCGCGCGCTATCGTCGCAAGTTCGATCGCGCTGCTCGGAGCCGAACGGGCCATGCTCGCCATCGTGCTGGTCGCAGCGCTTTTGACTTACGGCGGCGTGTCGCTGTTCGTCGTGGTGTTCGCCGTCTATCCGTTCGCCGCCGAGATTTTTCGCAGCTCGAATATTCCGAAGCGGCTCATTCCGGCGACGATCGCGCTCGGCGCATTCACGTTCACGATGGATGCGCTGCCGGGCACGCCGCAAATCCAGAACATCATCCCGACGACATTCTTCCGGACGACTGCCTGGGCAGCGCCGGTGCTCGGCACGCTCGGGTCGATTTTTATTCTGGCGCTCGGGATGGCCTATCTCGACTGGCGACGCCGCAGGGCTTTCGCCAGCGGCGAAGGTTACGGCGAACATCATCTGAATGAGCCGATCGCTGCAGCCGACTTCGACGTGAAAGGCGTGAACCCGGTGATCGCCGTTCTGCCGCTCGTGATCGTCGGTGTTGCGAGCAAGCTTCTGACACTTCTGATCCCTGCGATCTACGGCGATAAATTCGAAGTCTCCCTCACGCCGGGCGGCAAAGCCGTTGCCGCGGACGTCGGCGCGACGACTGCGATCTGGGCTGTCGAAGGTGCGCTTTTGCTCGGCATTGTGATGGTTGTCGTGTGTGCGTGGCGGGCCGTTCGCGCAAATTTTGCGGAGGGCTCGAAGGACGCCGTTGCGGGGGCGCTGCTCGCCGGAACAAACACTGCGTCTGAATATGGATTCGGTGCCGTCATCGCAGCGCTTCCGGGATTCCTCATCATTGCCGATGCGCTGAAGGCCATTCCCAATCCGCTGGTCAACGAAGCGGTGACGGTGACGACGCTTGCGGGCGTGACCGGCTCGGCGTCCGGCGGCATGAGCATCGCTCTCGGTGCGATGGCAGACCGATTCATCGCGGCGGCGAATGCGGCGGGTATTCCGCTCGAAGTCCTGCATCGCGTGGCGGCGATGGCATCGGGCGGCATGGACACGCTGCCGCATAACGGGGCGGTCATTACTCTCCTGGCGGTGACAGGGCTGACGCACGTACAATCGTACAAGGATATTTTCGCGATTACGTGCATCAAGACGCTCGCGGTCGCGTTTGTTATCGCGCTCTACTATGCGACGGGATGGGTGTGA
- a CDS encoding M23 family metallopeptidase has protein sequence MLQRRRKESDATERAFALEDDTRLLPTNAYAGRGGSFFKHIYEQENPEPRAGGRFRWILSTCLAATIGAIAILIVVYGSSDSDVATDGLLPALKSIGEGALAPQITLTPKNAGGLKWIMPKADRLQLTTGALSTRYIIHESTKSRRDSREYVRQKPYARIVARLAPVAASGPADGKVIPTFNPFKLYGSGKPADTDEDADASAGSGLSRADVSVKVVELLGGILPEEDGQELDTQEVQDIVERSADGTSPGNAGPADGSGDPLDGVAGATGPNDQAMASNPWQPAASTTDRLNTTDIYKTPDPADDSSDDIEGGEVIVVKVGPKDTLAKILAKAGAPEWDVHSMIEAGHAIFPENALVPGQEVRITLVPSLSDPNKKEPARYSIFSDGHDHLVTVSRSAAGEFVGSSQPPFDAELSQIAKNDGGDPQNASLYAAVYNAGLMQGLPPDTITQILRINAFDTDFRRRVRPGDTLEMFFDMKDDQSTEGNPGELLYTAISSGGSLYKFYRFRSADGVVDFYDADGNNSKKFLMRKPVRGDDVRLTSGFGVRFHPLLNSRKMHTGVDWACATGTPIIAAGNGTIEEVGRKGYYGNYIRIRHANGYQTAYGHMSRFADVHPGMKVRQGQIIGYVGSTGLSSGPHVHFEVLVNSRFVDPMSIQVPHERKLEGKDLAEFEKERARIDELMHRAPVMTANK, from the coding sequence GTGCTACAGCGTCGTAGGAAGGAATCAGACGCGACCGAGCGCGCCTTCGCGCTGGAGGACGATACGCGCCTGCTTCCGACAAACGCCTACGCTGGTCGCGGCGGTAGCTTTTTCAAACACATCTACGAGCAGGAAAACCCTGAGCCCCGCGCCGGCGGCCGCTTTCGTTGGATCCTCAGCACATGTCTGGCCGCCACGATCGGCGCCATCGCCATCCTGATCGTCGTTTACGGTTCATCCGACAGCGACGTCGCGACTGATGGATTATTGCCGGCACTGAAAAGCATCGGCGAAGGGGCGCTCGCACCTCAGATCACGCTGACGCCGAAAAATGCCGGCGGCCTCAAATGGATCATGCCGAAGGCCGACCGGCTGCAATTGACGACCGGCGCACTGTCGACCCGCTACATCATCCATGAATCGACAAAGAGCCGCCGCGATAGCCGCGAGTACGTCCGGCAAAAGCCTTACGCCCGCATCGTTGCACGCCTGGCGCCCGTTGCAGCCAGCGGACCAGCGGACGGCAAAGTGATTCCGACCTTCAATCCATTCAAGCTCTACGGCAGCGGCAAACCCGCAGATACCGACGAAGACGCCGACGCAAGTGCGGGCAGCGGACTGTCCCGCGCCGACGTTTCGGTCAAAGTCGTCGAGCTGCTCGGCGGAATTCTCCCCGAGGAGGACGGCCAGGAACTCGACACGCAGGAAGTGCAAGACATCGTCGAGCGCAGCGCCGATGGCACGTCGCCCGGCAATGCAGGCCCCGCCGATGGCTCCGGAGATCCGCTCGACGGAGTCGCCGGAGCCACCGGTCCGAACGATCAGGCGATGGCGTCCAATCCATGGCAGCCGGCGGCCTCGACGACCGACCGCCTCAACACAACGGACATCTACAAGACGCCCGATCCAGCGGACGATTCATCTGACGACATCGAAGGCGGCGAAGTCATCGTCGTCAAAGTCGGCCCCAAGGACACGCTGGCGAAGATCCTCGCAAAGGCCGGAGCGCCTGAATGGGACGTTCACAGCATGATCGAGGCAGGGCACGCGATCTTCCCTGAAAACGCGCTCGTTCCAGGTCAAGAAGTCCGTATCACGCTTGTGCCGTCTCTTTCCGATCCGAACAAGAAAGAGCCAGCCCGCTACTCGATCTTCTCCGACGGACACGACCATCTCGTCACCGTCAGCCGCAGCGCCGCCGGCGAGTTCGTGGGATCTTCGCAGCCGCCGTTCGACGCGGAACTATCGCAGATAGCCAAGAACGACGGCGGCGATCCGCAGAACGCCAGTCTTTATGCCGCCGTCTACAATGCCGGCCTGATGCAAGGTCTGCCGCCAGACACGATCACGCAGATCTTGCGGATCAATGCCTTCGATACCGACTTCCGCCGCCGCGTCCGCCCGGGCGATACGCTCGAAATGTTCTTCGATATGAAGGACGACCAATCGACGGAGGGAAACCCCGGCGAGCTCCTTTACACAGCCATCAGCAGCGGTGGCTCTCTCTACAAGTTCTATCGATTCCGTTCTGCGGATGGCGTGGTCGATTTCTATGACGCCGACGGCAACAACTCGAAGAAGTTCCTCATGCGCAAGCCGGTTCGCGGCGACGACGTGCGCCTGACCTCTGGCTTCGGCGTCCGCTTTCACCCGCTGCTCAATTCTCGAAAGATGCACACGGGCGTCGACTGGGCTTGCGCCACCGGAACGCCGATCATCGCCGCGGGCAACGGCACGATCGAAGAGGTCGGGCGGAAAGGCTACTACGGCAATTACATCCGCATCCGGCACGCCAACGGCTATCAGACGGCTTATGGTCATATGAGCCGCTTCGCCGACGTCCATCCGGGCATGAAGGTGCGCCAAGGCCAGATAATCGGATACGTCGGGTCCACTGGATTGTCGTCCGGACCGCACGTGCATTTTGAAGTGCTCGTCAACAGCCGCTTCGTCGATCCAATGTCGATCCAGGTGCCGCACGAAAGAAAGCTTGAAGGCAAGGATCTCGCTGAATTCGAGAAGGAGCGGGCCCGCATCGACGAGTTGATGCACCGCGCGCCGGTCATGACCGCGAACAAGTAA
- a CDS encoding linear amide C-N hydrolase yields MDRQVRQHCHDRLWHSAVDGLNEKGLAIHLLYLNAAEFGHRDASKPGGVVTLWGQYVLDNAATVDEALKALENIQVVMAEARGHKGTVHLAMEDATGDSAIVEHIDSKPVVHHGRQYTIMTNDPTYDQQLALLKEHDFSKPSSDTPLPGNVRPTDRFQRAAYYSALLPEPKNQREAIAGVLAISRNVSVPFGAPYKGFGIYNTKYRTAIDLTDKRYFFELTTSPNVIWADLSKFDLNPGASVMQLNPDNIALSGDVSGKFAKIDKAQF; encoded by the coding sequence ATGGACCGCCAAGTACGGCAGCATTGTCACGACCGTCTATGGCATAGCGCCGTCGACGGATTGAACGAGAAGGGGCTCGCGATCCATCTGCTCTATCTCAACGCCGCCGAATTCGGACATCGCGACGCGAGCAAACCCGGTGGCGTCGTCACGCTTTGGGGCCAATACGTTCTCGACAACGCTGCAACCGTCGACGAGGCGCTGAAGGCTCTCGAAAACATACAGGTGGTGATGGCTGAAGCGCGGGGCCACAAAGGCACGGTGCACTTGGCGATGGAGGACGCGACCGGCGATTCGGCTATCGTCGAACATATCGACAGCAAGCCGGTCGTTCATCACGGACGCCAATACACGATCATGACGAACGATCCGACGTATGATCAACAACTCGCGCTTCTGAAAGAGCACGATTTCTCAAAACCGAGCAGTGACACGCCGTTGCCTGGAAACGTTAGGCCCACAGATCGCTTTCAGCGCGCGGCATATTATTCCGCTCTACTGCCCGAGCCGAAAAACCAGCGCGAAGCCATCGCCGGCGTTCTCGCGATCTCCCGAAACGTGTCTGTACCGTTCGGCGCCCCTTACAAGGGCTTCGGAATTTACAACACCAAATACCGCACGGCGATAGATCTGACTGACAAGCGCTACTTCTTCGAATTGACGACGAGTCCAAACGTGATCTGGGCAGATCTCTCGAAGTTCGATTTGAACCCCGGTGCTTCGGTGATGCAGCTCAATCCGGACAACATCGCGCTTTCCGGCGACGTCAGCGGCAAATTCGCGAAGATCGACAAAGCGCAGTTCTGA
- a CDS encoding linear amide C-N hydrolase yields the protein MKQMFATATAAGLLLTAITITAAPDIAAACTRVLWNTNKLAVVSGRTMDWPESTEPTLTVFPRGSARDGGRVGSDEVVKENPAKWTAKYGSIVTTVYGIAPSTD from the coding sequence ATGAAACAAATGTTCGCAACGGCTACCGCAGCCGGTCTTCTTCTGACAGCAATCACCATCACGGCCGCGCCCGATATCGCAGCGGCATGCACGCGCGTCTTATGGAATACGAACAAGCTCGCTGTCGTGAGCGGCCGGACGATGGATTGGCCGGAATCGACGGAGCCCACGCTCACCGTATTTCCTCGCGGATCGGCACGCGATGGCGGACGCGTCGGCTCCGACGAAGTCGTCAAAGAGAACCCTGCCAAATGGACCGCCAAGTACGGCAGCATTGTCACGACCGTCTATGGCATAGCGCCGTCGACGGATTGA
- a CDS encoding aminoacyl-tRNA deacylase, producing MGIAISLQQYLDGRGVAFDVTTHERTLSALATARASSIPEDNLAKGVLMRREDGYLLAVVPASYRVELDVLSAWLKQPIVLASETEASAIFGDCEIGCVPPLAGAYDLSAVMDDSLEDCTDIYFEGGDHRTLVHLSEGNFQRLMHDVPHAHIGARNSRR from the coding sequence ATGGGTATCGCAATCTCGTTGCAGCAATATCTCGACGGTCGCGGTGTCGCTTTCGATGTTACGACCCACGAACGGACCCTTTCCGCCCTTGCGACGGCGCGGGCAAGTTCGATCCCCGAAGACAATCTGGCAAAAGGCGTCTTGATGAGGCGTGAGGACGGCTATCTTCTGGCCGTCGTGCCGGCGTCCTATCGCGTCGAATTGGACGTGCTATCCGCATGGCTTAAGCAGCCAATCGTGCTCGCGTCCGAGACGGAAGCCTCGGCTATCTTTGGCGACTGCGAGATCGGTTGCGTCCCGCCTCTTGCGGGCGCCTACGATTTATCGGCGGTGATGGACGACAGTCTCGAGGATTGCACGGACATCTATTTCGAGGGCGGCGATCACCGCACACTCGTGCATCTTTCGGAGGGCAATTTCCAACGTCTGATGCATGATGTTCCTCACGCCCACATCGGCGCGCGCAACAGTCGCCGTTGA
- a CDS encoding cupredoxin domain-containing protein translates to MPFRLSEHPFAYLAKIFVFVCAAFGLINACFVAAPARAAEELVIEISIKDHKFAPDAIKLPAGKSAKLVVKNLDATPEEFESNDIGFEKVIAGNSEATIRVKPLEAGTYIFFGEFHTDTALGHIVVE, encoded by the coding sequence ATGCCATTCCGCTTGAGCGAGCATCCATTCGCTTATCTTGCAAAGATTTTCGTATTCGTTTGCGCTGCCTTTGGTTTGATCAATGCTTGCTTCGTTGCGGCCCCTGCGCGCGCAGCAGAAGAATTGGTCATTGAGATTTCGATCAAAGATCACAAGTTTGCGCCGGATGCGATCAAGCTTCCGGCAGGCAAGAGCGCGAAGCTGGTCGTGAAGAATCTCGATGCGACTCCGGAAGAGTTCGAGAGCAACGATATCGGCTTTGAAAAGGTCATCGCAGGAAACAGCGAAGCGACGATCCGGGTAAAGCCCCTCGAAGCGGGGACTTACATTTTCTTCGGTGAGTTTCACACAGACACCGCCCTTGGTCACATCGTTGTGGAATGA
- a CDS encoding FTR1 family iron permease, with the protein MLAALVIVFREVLEAGLIIGVVLAASRGIHGRNGAVAFGVVAGILSASIVAVFATRISDAFDGRGQEFFVAAILLFAVVMLAWHVVWMAEHAREMTQELRQLSSDVAAGKQSLFALGAAVAIAVMREGSEVVLFMMGIVMQGRDTSGELLLGSGIGLLLGAGVSLVLYLGLAAIPLKRMFSVTGALVTLLAAGLAASAVQQLSNAGLLNVLDTKLWDTSWLLSQDSWVGRVLHVLIGYMDRPTGMQLIAYAITACTIFLLAYWRGTPRVARSSVGV; encoded by the coding sequence ATGCTTGCTGCTCTCGTTATCGTCTTTCGCGAAGTTCTCGAAGCGGGCCTGATCATCGGTGTCGTTCTGGCGGCTTCGCGTGGAATTCACGGCCGTAATGGCGCCGTTGCTTTTGGCGTCGTTGCCGGGATTCTCAGCGCGTCGATCGTCGCGGTTTTCGCTACGCGCATCTCGGATGCTTTCGACGGGCGCGGGCAAGAGTTTTTCGTCGCTGCGATCTTGCTTTTTGCCGTCGTCATGCTGGCTTGGCATGTCGTGTGGATGGCCGAGCATGCACGCGAGATGACGCAAGAGCTGCGCCAGCTCAGCAGCGACGTCGCAGCGGGAAAGCAGTCCTTATTTGCTTTGGGCGCGGCGGTCGCGATTGCGGTCATGCGTGAGGGCAGCGAAGTCGTCCTGTTCATGATGGGCATCGTGATGCAGGGGAGGGACACGTCCGGCGAACTTCTGCTCGGATCGGGCATCGGTCTTTTGCTTGGAGCCGGTGTGTCGCTGGTTCTTTATCTGGGTCTTGCAGCCATCCCGTTAAAACGCATGTTCTCGGTGACCGGCGCTCTGGTGACGCTTCTTGCCGCCGGTCTCGCGGCGTCCGCGGTGCAGCAATTGTCCAATGCGGGGTTGCTGAACGTTCTCGATACCAAGCTCTGGGATACGTCGTGGCTGCTGTCTCAGGACAGTTGGGTGGGTCGCGTTCTGCACGTGCTCATCGGCTATATGGATCGGCCGACCGGCATGCAGCTCATTGCCTACGCGATCACCGCATGCACGATTTTTTTGCTGGCTTATTGGCGTGGCACGCCGCGGGTGGCCCGTTCTTCGGTCGGTGTCTGA